A stretch of Acidimicrobiales bacterium DNA encodes these proteins:
- a CDS encoding metalloregulator ArsR/SmtB family transcription factor — translation MPILNSDGETATPPLADADLESPADAHLAAKLFRGFADPMRLAILNQLDDGELRVTDLVQRLDGSQGNISGHLQCLKGCGLVADRPEGRQVFYRIARPEVVAVLRAGSELLACSGVQISLCPNYRNRR, via the coding sequence ATGCCGATACTTAACTCAGACGGCGAAACCGCGACGCCACCATTGGCTGACGCCGATCTCGAAAGCCCCGCTGACGCACACCTGGCCGCCAAGCTGTTTCGGGGATTCGCCGATCCGATGCGGCTGGCGATCCTGAACCAGCTCGACGACGGCGAACTGCGCGTTACCGACCTGGTCCAGCGGTTGGACGGATCCCAAGGCAATATTTCGGGGCACTTGCAGTGTCTGAAAGGATGCGGGTTGGTAGCCGATCGGCCCGAGGGCCGTCAGGTCTTCTACCGCATCGCCCGACCCGAGGTCGTCGCCGTGTTGCGCGCCGGCTCAGAGCTGTTGGCGTGCTCGGGTGTGCAGATCTCGTTGTGCCCGAACTACCGGAACCGACGATGA
- a CDS encoding DMT family transporter translates to MNRIGVTRCLLAAALFGASAPAASKLSGDVPTLVLAGLLYLGAGLAVLPAVVRRPPTWQAVQRDWRPASVAVIAGGAVGPALLIAGLARTSAATASILLNLELAATVLLAATIFREHLGRRVATGAALVTGAGMILVWEPGAEVSVGALLIAAACVAWGLDNGVTAKIDQLGPEHVVLLKGAIAGAANLMLGLAFADDTAGISAGAVVAALAVGAAGYGASIVLWVKGARDLGAARGQVIFATAPFIGVFIAWVALGEAVAWVQLVAVALAASGVAMSIQSSHEHGHSHEKVEHEHEHSHDDDHHDHCHDDPAQVRHTHQPRMHTHPHVPDLHHRHSHHE, encoded by the coding sequence GTGAATCGGATCGGTGTGACTCGCTGCCTGCTCGCCGCAGCGTTGTTCGGAGCATCGGCACCAGCAGCATCGAAGTTGTCGGGAGACGTCCCGACCTTGGTGCTGGCCGGGCTGTTGTACCTCGGTGCTGGTTTGGCGGTCCTTCCGGCGGTTGTTCGCCGACCCCCGACCTGGCAGGCGGTGCAGCGTGATTGGCGGCCGGCGTCTGTAGCAGTGATCGCTGGCGGCGCAGTGGGGCCCGCACTTCTGATCGCAGGGCTGGCACGCACATCGGCAGCCACGGCGTCGATCCTGTTGAACCTGGAGCTGGCCGCCACGGTGTTGTTGGCGGCCACGATCTTTCGAGAGCATCTCGGGCGGCGTGTCGCTACCGGCGCAGCTCTCGTGACGGGGGCCGGGATGATTCTGGTTTGGGAACCCGGCGCTGAAGTGAGCGTCGGGGCCCTGCTCATTGCTGCGGCGTGCGTCGCCTGGGGTCTTGACAATGGCGTCACCGCCAAGATCGATCAGCTCGGCCCCGAACACGTCGTGCTGCTGAAAGGAGCGATCGCAGGCGCTGCCAACCTGATGCTCGGTCTTGCCTTCGCCGATGACACAGCCGGAATCAGCGCCGGTGCGGTGGTCGCGGCCCTGGCCGTGGGCGCGGCCGGCTACGGCGCATCGATCGTCTTGTGGGTGAAAGGCGCCCGCGACCTGGGCGCAGCCCGCGGGCAGGTCATCTTCGCCACCGCACCGTTCATCGGTGTGTTCATTGCGTGGGTTGCTCTCGGCGAGGCGGTGGCCTGGGTGCAACTGGTCGCGGTCGCGCTGGCCGCTTCAGGAGTTGCGATGTCCATTCAGTCATCGCATGAACACGGGCATTCCCATGAGAAGGTCGAGCACGAACATGAACACAGCCACGACGACGACCACCACGACCACTGTCATGACGACCCAGCCCAGGTACGCCACACCCATCAGCCGCGGATGCACACCCATCCGCACGTCCCAGATCTTCACCACCGCCACTCACACCACGAGTGA
- a CDS encoding sterol desaturase family protein — protein MHATPATGHPPLVTLVRHAHLPLLLVGANGAVLWGAAGRDLVVVAVVAVALSWTFVAERIAPYDRAWNIDRGDTGRDLAYAALNETLNAVSVIALPLLATRVTIVDLWPRELPFVIQVIAAVLVLDAGITFAHAVSHRIGWLWRFHAVHHSVSRFYGLNGLMKHPLHQAIEMTAGIAPLLLVGIPQPVAVALAGCVAIQLLVQHANIDYATGTLGEWLAVNAGHRLHHLRYPGEGDVNFGLFTLLWDRVMGTYRPASSTGELTSDDLGVAGQPHYPNGFRDQLAEPFRRTAPTS, from the coding sequence ATGCATGCAACTCCGGCCACCGGCCATCCGCCGCTCGTCACCCTCGTTCGCCACGCTCATCTGCCGTTGCTTCTCGTCGGCGCGAACGGCGCAGTGCTGTGGGGCGCCGCCGGACGCGACCTGGTGGTCGTGGCTGTCGTCGCCGTCGCGCTCAGCTGGACGTTCGTCGCCGAACGCATCGCACCCTACGATCGAGCCTGGAACATCGACCGAGGCGACACCGGTCGTGATCTCGCATACGCCGCGCTCAACGAGACGCTCAACGCCGTGAGCGTCATTGCGCTGCCGCTCTTGGCCACTCGGGTGACCATCGTCGACTTGTGGCCCCGCGAGTTGCCCTTCGTGATCCAGGTCATCGCCGCCGTGCTCGTTCTCGACGCGGGCATCACCTTCGCCCACGCCGTCAGCCACCGGATCGGATGGCTCTGGCGGTTCCACGCTGTGCACCACAGCGTCAGCCGGTTCTACGGGTTGAACGGCCTCATGAAACATCCTCTTCACCAAGCGATCGAGATGACCGCCGGCATCGCACCGTTGCTGCTCGTCGGCATCCCCCAACCCGTCGCGGTGGCGCTCGCTGGCTGCGTCGCCATTCAACTCCTCGTCCAGCACGCCAACATCGACTACGCAACAGGGACCCTCGGGGAATGGCTCGCCGTCAACGCCGGACATCGTCTCCACCACCTTCGCTACCCCGGCGAGGGCGACGTCAACTTCGGACTCTTCACCCTCTTGTGGGACCGCGTCATGGGCACCTACCGGCCAGCCAGCTCGACGGGTGAGCTCACCTCCGACGATCTCGGCGTCGCCGGTCAACCCCACTACCCGAACGGCTTCAGAGACCAACTCGCCGAACCGTTCCGACGCACCGCGCCCACTTCGTGA
- a CDS encoding helix-turn-helix domain-containing protein, translating to MLVCDNSHSWRNAEPRKRPRQERSRRLVASLLDEATRLFSERGYHATTTNHVAEAAGVSVGSLYQYFPNKDALVVAVAERHLDEAMAELAELVPLLRAEEPDLADLCRILVTAVAEMNDDPQLDELLWRAPRTAALDARLDELRKIMVDEMVWHLQRLGDTSPQVGTRVRILVSSVEACVHDGRLIADEHATDELIRMCHTYLGPAAD from the coding sequence ATGCTCGTATGTGACAACTCGCATTCGTGGCGCAACGCCGAACCACGAAAACGCCCACGCCAGGAGCGGTCACGTCGCCTCGTCGCCAGCCTCCTCGACGAGGCCACTCGCCTTTTCTCCGAGCGCGGCTACCACGCGACCACCACGAATCACGTCGCCGAAGCCGCGGGAGTCTCGGTCGGATCGTTGTACCAGTACTTCCCGAACAAGGACGCCCTGGTCGTCGCCGTCGCCGAACGGCACCTCGACGAGGCCATGGCCGAGTTGGCCGAGCTCGTTCCGCTGCTGCGGGCCGAGGAGCCGGATCTCGCCGACCTCTGTCGGATCCTGGTCACCGCCGTTGCCGAGATGAACGACGACCCGCAGCTCGACGAGCTGCTGTGGCGGGCGCCCCGCACGGCTGCCCTCGATGCCCGCCTCGACGAGCTCCGGAAGATCATGGTCGACGAGATGGTGTGGCACCTACAGCGACTCGGCGACACCTCACCCCAGGTCGGCACGAGGGTCCGCATCCTCGTCTCGAGCGTCGAGGCGTGCGTGCACGACGGCCGACTCATCGCCGACGAGCACGCCACCGACGAACTCATTCGTATGTGTCACACCTACCTCGGGCCAGCCGCGGACTGA
- a CDS encoding heavy metal-responsive transcriptional regulator, translating to MLIGEFAEALGVPTQTVRFYERRGLLPRPERAPNGYRLYDEVALQRGSFIRSAQAAGLTLAEIGSIIDIRNEGAAPCTHVGALLEAKLADVRERQRQLAALEGELKHLLNRSELLDPADCGDDDVCHILSARTGLSSPDVASRL from the coding sequence ATGTTGATCGGCGAGTTCGCGGAAGCACTCGGGGTCCCCACCCAGACAGTCAGGTTCTACGAACGGCGCGGCCTGCTGCCGCGGCCGGAGCGGGCGCCCAACGGTTACCGGCTCTACGACGAAGTCGCTCTCCAGCGCGGCAGTTTCATCAGATCGGCCCAAGCGGCAGGGCTGACCCTGGCTGAGATCGGCAGCATCATCGACATCCGCAACGAGGGGGCTGCGCCGTGCACCCACGTGGGTGCGCTGCTCGAAGCGAAACTGGCCGACGTGCGGGAACGGCAACGCCAACTCGCAGCCCTCGAAGGCGAGCTCAAGCACTTGTTGAACCGCAGCGAACTCCTCGACCCCGCCGACTGCGGCGACGACGACGTCTGCCACATCCTCAGTGCGAGAACCGGTCTCTCGTCACCAGATGTTGCATCGAGGCTATGA
- a CDS encoding site-specific integrase, with amino-acid sequence MSYIVHRNHRFYVVAYTGHDPISGSERRRWHPAGTSRSDAEAIRSRIDAARPAAACPSTVAGFLTDVWLPSKGDLTHPTRNRYRWMIDRYINPRIGQQRLDRLRPADLDATYTDLSVRGGKNGQALSRKTVLEVHRVLANALDLAIDRELLDTNPAHRARPPRPDTRSTIPAIWTASQLASYLDIVRRHRLFPALHLVAHTGLRRGELAGLNWGDLDTHAATVSIARTRQVTGGRTIEAPVKTRTSRRRVDLDTGTLDVLKHWRQRLVEEGAQIHPATAMFLNQRHIAVSPESISQLFNRTVAKTDLPRIRFHDLRHTHASLLVAAGVPIKVVSERLGHAHPGFTMHTYQHLLPGMGAAAAAAFADLITTSR; translated from the coding sequence ATGTCCTACATCGTGCACCGCAACCACCGCTTCTACGTCGTCGCCTACACCGGCCACGACCCCATCAGCGGCAGCGAACGCCGACGCTGGCACCCCGCCGGCACATCACGATCCGATGCCGAAGCGATCCGTAGCCGCATCGACGCCGCCCGACCAGCCGCCGCGTGTCCCTCGACGGTGGCCGGGTTCCTCACCGACGTGTGGCTCCCCTCGAAAGGCGACCTGACCCATCCGACCCGGAACCGGTACCGGTGGATGATCGACCGCTACATCAACCCCCGCATCGGCCAGCAGCGACTCGACCGGCTCCGACCCGCCGACCTCGACGCCACCTACACCGACCTCTCCGTTCGTGGCGGCAAGAACGGGCAGGCCCTGTCACGCAAGACCGTGCTCGAAGTCCACCGGGTACTCGCCAACGCGCTCGACCTCGCCATCGACCGAGAACTCCTCGACACCAACCCCGCCCACCGGGCACGGCCACCGAGGCCCGACACCCGCTCCACCATCCCCGCCATCTGGACTGCATCCCAGCTCGCCAGCTACCTCGACATCGTCAGGCGCCATCGACTGTTCCCGGCGCTGCACCTCGTCGCCCACACCGGACTCCGCCGCGGTGAGCTCGCCGGCCTCAACTGGGGCGACCTCGACACCCACGCCGCCACCGTGTCAATCGCTCGCACCCGCCAAGTGACCGGCGGCCGCACCATCGAAGCCCCCGTGAAGACGAGAACGAGCCGGCGCCGCGTCGACCTCGACACCGGCACGCTCGACGTGCTCAAACACTGGCGACAACGCCTTGTCGAAGAGGGCGCACAGATCCACCCGGCGACAGCGATGTTCCTCAACCAGCGCCACATCGCGGTGTCACCCGAATCGATCAGCCAGCTGTTCAACCGCACCGTCGCCAAGACCGACCTTCCACGGATCCGGTTCCACGACCTGCGCCACACCCACGCGTCGCTGCTCGTCGCCGCCGGTGTCCCGATCAAGGTCGTCTCCGAACGACTCGGCCACGCCCACCCCGGGTTCACGATGCACACCTACCAACACCTGCTACCCGGCATGGGCGCCGCGGCCGCCGCCGCGTTCGCTGACCTCATCACCACCAGCCGGTAG
- a CDS encoding thioredoxin family protein — protein sequence MDVTLVYFEDCPNWLKADAHLRTLAAERPDLHITRRIVDTPEAAKETRFRGSPSILVDGHDIFADADAPVGLSCRVYQTPDGPAGSPTIEQLREVLSRG from the coding sequence ATGGACGTGACACTGGTCTACTTCGAGGACTGCCCGAACTGGCTCAAGGCCGATGCCCACCTACGCACCCTGGCGGCCGAACGGCCCGATCTCCACATCACACGCCGGATCGTCGACACCCCCGAGGCAGCGAAGGAGACCCGGTTCCGCGGATCACCCAGCATCCTCGTCGACGGCCACGACATCTTCGCCGACGCTGACGCACCAGTCGGGCTGTCGTGCCGCGTGTACCAAACGCCCGACGGCCCGGCCGGCTCGCCGACGATCGAACAACTGCGCGAAGTGTTGTCTCGTGGCTGA
- a CDS encoding signal peptidase II — protein MTHPTLDPTARRHKRTALILTATVVFGLDIGTKVAASIVLADSDIDLPGPLDLRLSHNSGVAFGLGNTAPAWLILTLTGVFAIAIGIAAWRGHFPSTIAAGVVIGGALANVADRSEAGTVVDMLHTGWWPTFNVADIAIVCGALALAITDWRAAPHEAADTP, from the coding sequence ATGACCCACCCAACTCTCGATCCCACCGCACGGCGCCATAAGCGCACAGCTCTGATCCTCACCGCCACAGTGGTGTTCGGTCTCGACATCGGCACCAAGGTTGCGGCCAGCATCGTTCTCGCCGACAGTGACATCGATCTGCCAGGCCCTCTCGACCTCCGTCTCTCTCACAACTCCGGCGTCGCATTCGGGTTGGGCAACACCGCGCCGGCATGGCTGATCCTCACCCTCACCGGAGTCTTCGCCATCGCCATCGGCATCGCGGCCTGGCGCGGCCATTTCCCCAGCACCATCGCCGCCGGTGTTGTGATCGGCGGAGCGCTCGCCAACGTGGCCGACCGCTCCGAAGCCGGCACCGTCGTCGACATGCTCCACACCGGCTGGTGGCCCACCTTCAACGTCGCCGACATCGCAATCGTCTGCGGAGCCCTCGCGCTCGCCATCACCGACTGGCGCGCCGCACCACACGAAGCAGCGGACACCCCATGA
- a CDS encoding XRE family transcriptional regulator — MVPDADEDFTDEDFATATDRVKATRDAALADPNVAGMVEAKTAALARRVDTLAALRKARGLTQAQLTEELGMTQGEVSRLERRENLHLATLARFIEATGGKLKITAVYNDDEVEVGIGDTVEPEPA; from the coding sequence ATGGTTCCCGACGCCGACGAAGACTTCACCGACGAAGACTTCGCAACCGCAACCGACCGAGTCAAGGCCACTCGAGACGCTGCTCTGGCCGACCCCAATGTCGCTGGCATGGTTGAGGCCAAGACGGCGGCTCTCGCACGCAGGGTTGACACCCTGGCGGCGCTCCGTAAGGCGCGTGGGCTCACCCAGGCACAGCTGACCGAGGAGCTGGGCATGACTCAAGGCGAGGTGTCGCGTCTGGAACGGCGAGAGAATCTGCACCTTGCGACGTTGGCCCGGTTCATCGAAGCGACCGGCGGCAAACTGAAGATCACCGCGGTCTACAACGACGACGAAGTCGAGGTCGGAATCGGCGACACAGTCGAGCCCGAACCGGCATGA
- a CDS encoding cytochrome P450, giving the protein MSTPDELILEIMTTPEGRRNPYPLYAQLQEQAPIARSELADIWFLARYDDCHNVLRDPRFGKSDPDKPMTLLPGGAPRSRLKFARDSMLLLNPPDHTRLRGLVAREFTPRRVERLRDNVETMCDDILDAIAEAGEVDLMDTLAFPLPVRVIGELLGVPEDERDAFRPLTLAAAKSIEPDVTEEEMVTANAAGQQQADYFTDLIARRQEDPGDDLLSALIELRDGGDRLSQSELIATAILIFAAGFETTTNLIGNTVNTLLRRPDQLAKLRQDPELIPSAIDEVLRFESPVQLDLRVAFEDVQLHSHTIREGDAVITLLAAANRDPSKIDHPNEFDITRSQIPLMSFATGIHYCLGANLARMEGQAVLNKLLNRFNTIELLDTEPAWRDRLTLRGLDQLNVAVG; this is encoded by the coding sequence GTGAGCACGCCCGACGAACTCATCCTCGAGATCATGACCACGCCGGAGGGGCGTAGAAACCCCTACCCGCTGTACGCCCAACTCCAAGAACAAGCGCCCATCGCCCGGAGTGAACTCGCCGACATCTGGTTTCTCGCCCGGTACGACGACTGCCACAACGTGCTCCGAGACCCACGCTTCGGCAAGAGCGACCCCGACAAGCCCATGACGTTGCTCCCGGGCGGTGCTCCCCGCAGTCGCCTGAAGTTCGCACGCGACAGCATGCTGCTGCTCAACCCGCCGGACCATACGAGACTGCGAGGGCTCGTCGCTCGCGAGTTCACTCCTCGCCGCGTCGAACGCCTACGCGACAACGTCGAGACAATGTGCGACGACATCCTCGATGCCATCGCCGAAGCCGGCGAAGTCGATCTCATGGACACCCTTGCGTTCCCGCTGCCGGTACGCGTGATAGGCGAACTTCTCGGCGTGCCCGAGGACGAACGCGACGCCTTTCGCCCGCTCACCCTCGCCGCGGCGAAGTCGATCGAGCCCGACGTCACCGAAGAAGAGATGGTTACCGCCAACGCAGCAGGACAGCAACAAGCCGACTACTTCACCGACCTCATCGCTCGCCGTCAGGAGGACCCCGGCGACGATCTCCTCAGCGCCCTCATCGAACTCCGCGATGGCGGCGACCGGCTGTCTCAATCGGAGCTCATCGCGACCGCGATCCTCATCTTCGCCGCAGGGTTCGAGACCACGACCAATCTCATCGGCAACACCGTCAACACCCTGCTTCGTCGACCCGACCAGCTCGCCAAACTCCGGCAAGACCCCGAACTCATCCCGTCGGCCATCGATGAGGTCCTGAGATTCGAGTCACCGGTGCAACTCGACCTCAGGGTTGCCTTCGAAGACGTCCAGCTCCATTCCCACACGATCAGGGAGGGCGACGCAGTCATCACTCTTCTCGCCGCCGCGAACCGCGACCCGTCGAAGATCGACCATCCGAACGAATTCGACATCACCCGCAGCCAGATACCGCTCATGAGCTTTGCCACCGGCATCCACTACTGCCTCGGCGCGAACCTCGCCCGCATGGAAGGCCAAGCCGTTCTCAACAAGCTCCTGAACCGCTTCAACACGATCGAACTCCTCGACACCGAACCCGCCTGGCGAGACCGACTCACGCTGCGCGGCCTCGACCAACTCAACGTCGCCGTCGGCTGA
- a CDS encoding isoprenylcysteine carboxylmethyltransferase family protein has translation MNTIALALLAVWFVVVFIVRSVVQKRATGDSGIRPGAFAEDASGIERAAYLLLVVAFAGAIAAPVAAMVGIDPLTDNDLVPVVGLVVSIAGIGATYLAQLGMGSEWRIGIDRTEVTGLVTGGVFSLVRNPIFTAMIFTAAGFTAMVPNVIGVLAVVCLVVAIELQVRFVEEPHLHRLHGDVYGGYASRVGRFVPALGRTPGREQR, from the coding sequence ATGAACACCATTGCGCTTGCGCTCCTCGCCGTCTGGTTTGTGGTCGTATTCATCGTTCGCTCGGTCGTGCAGAAACGCGCGACGGGGGACTCGGGCATCCGACCCGGAGCGTTCGCCGAAGACGCATCCGGGATCGAGCGGGCCGCCTACCTGCTGCTGGTGGTTGCCTTTGCCGGAGCCATCGCCGCCCCAGTCGCGGCCATGGTCGGTATCGACCCGCTCACTGACAACGACCTCGTCCCGGTCGTGGGCCTCGTAGTCTCAATAGCCGGGATCGGGGCGACGTACCTGGCGCAGCTGGGCATGGGCAGTGAATGGCGGATCGGTATCGATCGGACCGAGGTCACCGGACTGGTAACAGGAGGCGTGTTCTCACTGGTCCGCAACCCGATCTTCACCGCCATGATCTTCACCGCTGCGGGCTTCACCGCCATGGTCCCCAACGTCATCGGGGTCTTGGCTGTGGTCTGCCTGGTGGTCGCGATCGAGCTCCAGGTCCGCTTCGTCGAGGAACCACACCTGCACCGACTTCATGGCGACGTCTACGGGGGCTACGCGTCTCGGGTCGGCCGCTTCGTCCCGGCGCTCGGCCGGACCCCCGGGCGGGAGCAGCGATGA
- a CDS encoding helix-turn-helix domain-containing protein: MGSWWLLYRGVYGPTRRHAHHAVQIISSNASVTVRHGAGDEIAASTVVVPSDLAHEISSSGFATMVFVDADSTAGRQLGARCEGSPISLDLPVPSGSKRSEAIVSGVLALVDDAPNPAPGGAAVVSSGVAAALAELADAPGAGSVVEFAARSGLSPSRFSQRFAREVGIPMRRYRRWVRMLHAIEALSTGASLTTAAHEAGFTDSAHLTHTFRDHFGMAPSDLLASSRFEPPS; this comes from the coding sequence ATGGGGTCGTGGTGGCTGCTGTATCGCGGCGTGTACGGGCCGACTCGACGCCACGCCCATCACGCAGTGCAGATCATCTCTTCGAACGCCTCGGTAACTGTCCGCCACGGCGCCGGAGATGAGATCGCCGCCTCGACCGTCGTCGTTCCGTCCGATCTCGCCCACGAGATCAGCTCATCGGGCTTCGCAACGATGGTGTTCGTCGATGCCGACAGCACGGCGGGCCGCCAGCTCGGCGCCCGTTGTGAAGGCTCACCCATCAGCCTCGATCTGCCGGTGCCGTCTGGGTCCAAGCGCAGTGAAGCGATCGTCTCTGGTGTCCTCGCCCTCGTCGATGACGCGCCGAACCCCGCCCCAGGCGGCGCCGCCGTTGTGAGTAGCGGTGTCGCAGCCGCGCTCGCGGAGCTGGCCGACGCCCCGGGCGCGGGTTCGGTCGTCGAGTTCGCCGCCCGCAGCGGACTGTCGCCCAGCCGGTTCTCGCAGCGGTTCGCACGCGAGGTCGGCATCCCGATGCGCAGGTACCGGCGATGGGTGCGGATGCTGCATGCCATCGAGGCTCTCAGCACCGGCGCGTCACTGACCACCGCCGCGCACGAAGCGGGCTTCACCGACAGTGCTCACCTCACGCACACCTTCCGCGACCACTTCGGAATGGCCCCGTCTGACCTGCTGGCCTCGTCGCGCTTTGAGCCGCCCTCGTAG
- a CDS encoding YnfA family protein has translation MTVGRSLALFALAALAEIGGAWLVWQGVREDRGLVWIGAGIAALGAYGFVATFQSENNFGRILAAYGGIFVAGSLAWGMAVDGFRPDRFDLIGAFACLLGVAVIMYAPR, from the coding sequence GTGACGGTTGGACGATCGTTGGCGCTCTTCGCGCTCGCGGCGTTGGCCGAGATTGGGGGTGCCTGGTTGGTGTGGCAAGGTGTGCGCGAGGATCGCGGCCTCGTCTGGATTGGTGCAGGGATCGCTGCGTTGGGTGCGTATGGCTTCGTGGCCACTTTCCAATCCGAGAACAACTTTGGACGGATCCTGGCGGCCTACGGCGGGATCTTCGTCGCGGGTTCGCTGGCGTGGGGTATGGCTGTCGATGGTTTTCGCCCCGACCGCTTCGACCTGATCGGCGCTTTCGCATGCCTGCTGGGAGTCGCGGTCATCATGTACGCGCCACGATGA
- a CDS encoding cation-translocating P-type ATPase — MNGTDAGPVVDVDDDHDDDDGAERLWESREVRWSALAGLLLLIGFVAGRFDASTAVVTGLYVAATVAGLRFFALEALEDLIRERSIGIELLMTVGTLAAGGLGEWGEAATLAFLYSISEALEEFTEDRTRNAIKALMDLAPKQVTRLRDGTEEQIDVADLIVGDRFLVRPGEGIGTDGTIIEGRSALNEAAITGESVPVDKQTGDKVFAGTLNTTGALVVDATATSADNTLAKIVDLVSEAQEAKGRGEQFMTRFARIYSPSVLLVGVLVAVGGGAFTADWSEWVARAATVIVAAAPCALVISIPVTYVAAIGNASRKGILIKGGIYLEELARLTVLALDKTGTLTQGQPRVVEIVAAAGETDESVLAAAAVVEQRSEHPLAMAVMIRARELGLATPSAGDSFEALIGAGAQASADGRRYLVGSPTLMQDRGLALNGLQERVQELETAGQTAIVVAVDDRVVGVIGIADVVRPQARDALRDLHSEGVERIVMLTGDNARTAAAVANQVGIDEVQAHLKPDDKSRIVAELARHGHVGMVGDGVNDAPALAAASVGIAMGTAGSDVALETADVALMADDLSKLTEALRIGRRTRRVVAQNIALSLVILAILVPGALAGVFTLPIAVLAHELSELAVIANGLRLTRK; from the coding sequence ATGAACGGCACCGACGCCGGGCCAGTCGTCGATGTCGACGACGACCACGACGATGACGACGGCGCCGAGCGTTTGTGGGAGAGCCGAGAGGTGCGCTGGTCGGCACTGGCCGGGCTGCTGCTCCTCATCGGCTTCGTCGCAGGCCGCTTCGACGCGTCGACCGCGGTAGTCACCGGGCTGTATGTCGCGGCGACGGTGGCTGGGTTGCGGTTCTTCGCGCTCGAGGCACTCGAGGACCTGATCCGCGAACGCTCGATTGGCATCGAGTTGTTGATGACCGTCGGCACCCTCGCCGCGGGTGGGCTCGGCGAGTGGGGCGAGGCCGCCACGTTGGCGTTCCTATACTCGATTTCCGAAGCGCTCGAAGAGTTCACCGAGGACCGCACCCGCAACGCCATCAAGGCGCTGATGGACCTCGCCCCCAAACAGGTCACCCGGCTGCGCGACGGCACAGAGGAACAGATCGACGTCGCCGACCTCATCGTGGGCGACCGGTTCCTGGTCCGCCCCGGCGAAGGGATCGGCACCGACGGCACCATCATCGAGGGCCGCTCCGCACTCAACGAAGCCGCCATCACTGGCGAATCGGTCCCAGTCGACAAACAGACCGGCGACAAGGTATTCGCCGGAACGCTGAACACCACCGGCGCGCTCGTCGTGGACGCCACCGCCACATCGGCGGACAACACCCTGGCCAAGATCGTGGACCTGGTCAGCGAAGCGCAGGAAGCCAAGGGCCGCGGCGAGCAGTTCATGACCCGCTTCGCCCGGATCTACTCCCCCTCGGTGCTTCTCGTCGGAGTCCTGGTGGCGGTCGGCGGAGGGGCGTTCACCGCGGACTGGTCCGAGTGGGTCGCTCGGGCCGCGACGGTGATCGTCGCCGCCGCACCGTGCGCGCTGGTCATCTCGATCCCGGTCACCTACGTCGCCGCCATCGGCAACGCCAGCCGCAAAGGCATCCTCATCAAGGGAGGCATCTACCTCGAAGAACTGGCCCGGCTCACCGTGTTGGCCTTGGACAAGACCGGGACCCTCACCCAAGGCCAACCCCGCGTCGTGGAGATCGTGGCCGCCGCAGGCGAGACCGACGAGTCGGTGCTCGCCGCCGCCGCGGTGGTGGAGCAACGGTCCGAGCATCCCCTTGCCATGGCCGTGATGATCCGAGCGCGTGAGCTCGGCCTCGCCACCCCGTCGGCTGGCGACAGCTTCGAAGCGCTGATCGGTGCCGGCGCCCAAGCCTCCGCTGACGGGCGCCGCTACCTTGTGGGTTCACCGACCCTGATGCAGGACCGAGGCCTCGCGCTCAACGGGCTACAAGAACGGGTTCAGGAGCTCGAGACCGCCGGCCAGACCGCCATCGTCGTCGCCGTAGACGACCGGGTGGTAGGTGTGATCGGGATCGCCGATGTGGTCCGACCCCAAGCCCGCGACGCCTTGCGAGATCTCCACAGCGAAGGCGTGGAACGCATCGTGATGCTCACCGGCGACAACGCCCGCACCGCTGCCGCAGTGGCCAACCAGGTCGGCATCGACGAAGTGCAAGCCCATCTGAAACCAGACGACAAGTCGCGCATCGTCGCCGAACTCGCCCGTCATGGGCACGTCGGCATGGTCGGTGACGGCGTGAACGACGCCCCCGCGCTCGCCGCCGCGTCAGTCGGCATCGCGATGGGCACCGCCGGCAGCGACGTCGCCCTCGAGACCGCCGACGTCGCGCTCATGGCCGACGACCTGTCCAAACTCACCGAAGCCCTCCGGATCGGACGGCGCACCCGCCGCGTCGTCGCCCAAAACATCGCGCTCAGCCTCGTCATCCTCGCCATCCTCGTCCCCGGAGCCCTCGCCGGCGTGTTCACGCTGCCAATCGCTGTGCTCGCCCACGAACTCTCCGAGCTCGCCGTGATCGCCAACGGCCTCCGCCTCACCCGAAAATGA